Part of the Brevibacillus brevis genome is shown below.
TTGGATTTGGCGAAAATCTGAGGGAGTGAGAGGAATGTTGAAAGTGCCACAACAACAGTATATCCGATTTTTGCGAGAAGTCGAAGGGTGTTCGATTCAGGAAATTGCGGAACGTGTCCAGGTGAATTGGCGAACCGCCAAGAAATATGCGGATCGCGACGATTGGAATGAACCGGTATGCAAGCGAAAAGGCCGCCATCCGGTGTTGGGACCGTACTTAGAGATTATTGACACATGGCTGGAGGATGATGAGCGTCTTCCACGCAAGCAACGCCATACAGCCGTCCGCATGTTTCAGCGGTTACGGGATGAGTACGGCTTCCCTGGCGGGCAGCGAACGGTATCCGAATATGTCTCCAAACGGAAGAAAGCCATGGCAGCCGAACGAGCCGAACATTTTGAGCGTTTGGAGCATCCAGGTGGAGAAGCTCAGGCTGACTTCGGGACGGTGTACGTGGTCAAGTCGGGAGAACTGGTGGAGCGGAAAGTATTGACCCTGTCGTTTCCGTACAGCAATGCCGCCTTTGTGTTCCCGGTTCCGAAAGAAAACACGGAATGCTTTCTGGAGGCCTTAGGGCGGCTATTTCAGCAAATGGGAGGGGTTCCTCGCAAGATTTGGTTTGACAACTTGTCCGCTGCTGTTGTGTCCATCCAGCAAGGCGGAAAACGAGAGTGTACGGAAGCGTTTCGGCGTTTCTGCGCCCATTACCGCTTTGAGCCCCTGTTTTGCAATCCATACAGCGGCCATGAGAAAGGCCATGTGGAAAACAAAGTGGGGTATGGACGCCGGAACTGGTGTGTTCCGCCACCGGTTATCGATACGCCGGAACAACTGGAGACGTATTTGGCGGAAGCTGCCCGTGCGGATATGCAGCGCCCTCACTATGTGAAAAAGCAAACCATTGCCGAGTTGTGGGAGCAAGAAAAATGCAAGCTGCTGACGCTGCCGACGACACCGCTGGAGATTTTCCGGCTGGAGACGTGCCACCTGAACAAATACGCTGAGCTGTCGTTTGACGCGGCTCTCTTCCCGTTGCCGCAGTGTCGGGCCATGCAGCCGGTTTTGGTGAAAGTCAAGTGGGATGTGCTGGAGGTGTTAACGGCAGACGGGACATATACCCCGATTGTGACATTGCCTCGTCCCTATACGGAGAAAGTCATTTCAGTAGATTGGAAGGCGGTATTGAAGAGATATGAAAAACGCCCGCGGGCGGTGATGTATTCTTCCTTTACCAACATGATGCCTCAGGCGCTCCAAACGTTTTTGACGGTGGAAGACATGAATGCACGAAAAGCACGAATTCGCCTGCTCCATCGATTGCTCGACACCTATACGTTGGAGGAAATCGGGCAAGTACTGGGAGAATTGTCGCATCAGCAAGAGCATCTGGCTGTTGCCTTGGAGCATGCCCTTTACGCGATAAAACACCCTGTTTTCCGCCCGGAACCGTTTTCAGAGTCGCATACACCCCCTGCCCTTCACGGGCAGATACCCATGCTGGATGAGTACGACCGGATCCTGGGGGTGAGGGTGGAATGAGAGAAGAGCTGGCAAAGGTGTGCAAAACTTTGCATTTGGCGCATGTGATGGAAACCTATGAACAGGTGCCGTTTGAAGATCGGGAGAGCTTCTTGCTGGGAGTCTTGCGGATGGAGATTCAACGGCGGGAGGAGACAAAGCTGAAGCGACTGATAAAGAAAGCCGCGTTTCCCCAACTGAAGACACTGGAAGATTACGCTTTTGAGGCAGTCACCTTACCGGAAACATGTACAAAGGAGGGATTGATCGACCTACGTTTTTTGGAGCGCAAGGAAAATGTGCTGATGCTGGGAAAAGTGGGCACGGGGAAGACCCATCTGGCAACAGCGCTTGGCGTAGAGGCGTGCCGAAGGGGATATGCCGTTCGATTCTTCCGTGTTCCCGATCTGGTTGCGCTCTTGCAGGAAAAACACGCGAATGGGGCACTGATGCGGTTTCAAAAAGAACTGGCAGACTGTGAGTTGTTGATTTTGGACGAGGTTGGGTTTGTTCCCTTTCACCAAACGGGGGCTGAGCTGTTGTTTCATGTTATCTCGGCCTGCTATGAGAGAAACAGTGTGATTGTGACGTCGAATTTGGAGTTTGGGCAGTGGAATACGGTGTTTGGAGATACGCGATTGACGGCAGCCCTTGTGGATCGCCTCGTCCACCACGCCCATATTCTGGCGTTTACCGGAGAAAGCTACCGACTGCGCCATGCTCTATCCAGCATGAAGTCTTCCTAAATTCTTTTGTATTGATGTTGGCAGTGTTCTGCATAAATTGGCCGCCAAACTCTGCATTTTTGAGTTGCAAAATACATCCCTTGACTACTTTGGAACGCAAGTCAGTCGAACGAACAGCCCGCGTAGGACCAACCGGCTTTTACACTTGGGATCTTGCTTTGCATCCTGGCTTGCGGTAATGATTGGTTGCGGGGGAAAAAGAAAAACGGTTTGCCGCAAACAAATCGGAAAAAGGGATTCCAAGAGAGGAGAGA
Proteins encoded:
- the istA gene encoding IS21 family transposase, with protein sequence MLKVPQQQYIRFLREVEGCSIQEIAERVQVNWRTAKKYADRDDWNEPVCKRKGRHPVLGPYLEIIDTWLEDDERLPRKQRHTAVRMFQRLRDEYGFPGGQRTVSEYVSKRKKAMAAERAEHFERLEHPGGEAQADFGTVYVVKSGELVERKVLTLSFPYSNAAFVFPVPKENTECFLEALGRLFQQMGGVPRKIWFDNLSAAVVSIQQGGKRECTEAFRRFCAHYRFEPLFCNPYSGHEKGHVENKVGYGRRNWCVPPPVIDTPEQLETYLAEAARADMQRPHYVKKQTIAELWEQEKCKLLTLPTTPLEIFRLETCHLNKYAELSFDAALFPLPQCRAMQPVLVKVKWDVLEVLTADGTYTPIVTLPRPYTEKVISVDWKAVLKRYEKRPRAVMYSSFTNMMPQALQTFLTVEDMNARKARIRLLHRLLDTYTLEEIGQVLGELSHQQEHLAVALEHALYAIKHPVFRPEPFSESHTPPALHGQIPMLDEYDRILGVRVE
- the istB gene encoding IS21-like element helper ATPase IstB — translated: MREELAKVCKTLHLAHVMETYEQVPFEDRESFLLGVLRMEIQRREETKLKRLIKKAAFPQLKTLEDYAFEAVTLPETCTKEGLIDLRFLERKENVLMLGKVGTGKTHLATALGVEACRRGYAVRFFRVPDLVALLQEKHANGALMRFQKELADCELLILDEVGFVPFHQTGAELLFHVISACYERNSVIVTSNLEFGQWNTVFGDTRLTAALVDRLVHHAHILAFTGESYRLRHALSSMKSS